The Pieris brassicae chromosome 6, ilPieBrab1.1, whole genome shotgun sequence genome window below encodes:
- the LOC123711246 gene encoding signal recognition particle 19 kDa protein, whose translation MASMVTSWSPDKKHTDVERWICIYPAYINCKKTLAEGRRLPKSICVENPTYQEMRDVLLPSGLHIGVENKLYPRERSKEILYRGRLRVEIKNDDGTPIKPEFSTREDVMKYLVDTIPKLKTRQNRPAEQQPQPALQAVNKSKGKKGRR comes from the exons ATGGCATCTATGGTTACGTCGTGGAGTCCCGATAAAAAGCATACTGACGTGGAAAG ATGGATATGTATATATCCTGcatatataaactgtaaaaaaaCTCTAGCCGAAGGACGTCGTTTACCGAAGTCAATTTGTGTTGAAAATCCTACTTACCAAGAGATGAGAGATGTGCTTTTACCTTCAGGATTACACATTGGTgttgaaaacaaattatacCCACGCGAACGTAGCAAA gaaatattatatagaggAAGACTGAGAgtggaaattaaaaatgatgatGGTACACCTATCAAACCAGAATTTTCTACTAGGGAAGATGTCATGAAATATCTAGTGGACACAATTCCTAAACTTAAAACTAGACAaaacag acCAGCTGAACAGCAACCCCAGCCTGCACTGCAAGCAGTAAATAAAAGCAAAGGAAAGAAAGGCCGTCGATGA
- the LOC123710722 gene encoding tRNA (guanine-N(7)-)-methyltransferase non-catalytic subunit wuho: MDCLLVADNIIAAAKGSFIDCLINQNHKIIAIEDSPDATNSVCDLAISNNNEYFATLTSDKNLTIYRLPSFDRVNLFILPRSASKIRFGAENSHIFVADKTGDVLFYDILKNDSGVKLLGHLSFLLNVLQSHDGNYLISADRDEKIRVSCYPNTYNIETYCLGHKEYVNHIEFLPHNNKYLLSASGDGTIKCWDYVIGHCTCTINTKNYLSDPKLQEQFKKIMDEDGIEVESLPIVHFTTSKLNENTSLVAISIYSCNNLLIYTIQTGEKFHYKLTGTLKLKGFFNCIDLFNTALYVFNSSNNILTKYDITNSDNITINESQTIEMFSNTNIDLKIDLEQNIKILFKRKFDNVQEYQERKKNRLVKKT, encoded by the coding sequence atggATTGTCTCTTAGTTGCAGATAATATCATTGCTGCTGCAAAAGGTAGTTTTAttgattgtttaattaatcagAATCATAAAATAATCGCAATTGAAGATTCCCCTGACGCCACTAATTCAGTATGTGATTTGGCTATTtccaataataatgaatattttgctACATTAACTTCGGACAAGAATCTTACGATCTATAGACTTCCTTCCTTTGAtcgtgttaatttatttatattgccaAGAAGCGCAAGTAAAATCAGATTTGGAGCCGAAAACTCTCACATATTTGTAGCAGACAAAACTGGAGATgtgttattttatgatatattaaaaaatgacagTGGTGTTAAGCTTTTGGGACATTTAAGTTTTCTCTTGAATGTTTTACAAAGTCATGATGGAAATTATCTGATATCAGCTGATAGAGATGAAAAAATAAGGGTTTCATGCTATcctaatacatataatatagaaacatACTGTCTAGGACATAAGGAATATGTAAATCACATTGAATTTCTTCcccacaataataaatatctattaagtGCATCTGGTGATGGAACTATAAAGTGTTGGGATTATGTTATTGGGCATTGCACTTGTACaattaacacaaaaaattatttaagtgatCCAAAACTTCAGGaacaattcaaaaaaattatggaCGAAGATGGTATTGAAGTAGAAAGTCTTCCTATAGTCCATTTTACAACCTCAAAACTTAATGAAAATACTAGTTTAGTTGCAATTTCCATTTATTCATGTAATAATTTgcttatatatactatacagacTGGTGAAAAATTCCATTATAAACTTACAggaacattaaaattaaaaggtttCTTTAATTGTATAGATCTTTTTAATACAGCACTGTATGTGTTTAATAGCagcaataatatattaactaaatatgaCATCACTAATTCtgataatattactattaatgaATCACAAACAATAGAAATGTTTAGTAATACCaacattgatttaaaaattgacttggaacaaaatattaagattttgttTAAGCGGAAGTTTGACAATGTTCAAGAGTATCAAGAGCGAAAAAAGAATAgattagttaaaaaaacatga
- the LOC123710721 gene encoding mitotic checkpoint serine/threonine-protein kinase BUB1 beta-like isoform X1: MDIDVSKENIQPLRGGRNALQLGAALQAQSDVDAQKQLQQQKEEHEAAIRQYQGPDPLDPWFNYIQWVEQSYPKHGHEGHMDKLIKDCLQLFEREEAYFQDRRLVKLWIKYIDSLSNPMEIYQRLYNMGLGVECSEFYRAWACYCEESGDFKKANQVYMLGLHAKAQPLDELEQAHMNFQLFYAQRMLHDDSPTKRKAASALAETRMALTSLKSFKRRNIAAAPIQRVGDNIKSIVPGTLRQQGHDARHQTQNVMVNVYEDAPSTSREAVPVSEDPGLASLLQANNVENEKEVGMWTNPKTKMVHSNIVPHQPLPFTPYEDSNDELRLPANYLPYCVDDLVFNVPLCVPDPPDPTKIPCYNKVEVYVDDKEFSLEEIRSRKYDLEKKLRPVQEVEERQNEPTNETFMQCSALETLANCALDSEHDHMSQLMPLQIPSLQNVKINSIHSPGEPKVLVNLDSKELSNHESKKDEKYDKDNQMDEAGYNGTNYPKNNLMEEFNRSLMANFGDSVTVNTKEARWELRNIFNDNNVLEPSMVQPVVQQFEVPKFDIHEDRTITMELNIKKNYDLNDSPDLPNDKENEKKFASPTPSVPQANKTAYYEEPSCTQVFNFNVNVASTPNMSQFKKPISCIDSSKFSMTKFNIDESAMDQDHVKREELKPDQHLTGDNQGVGLSVIMEATREYNSKSGSSSSGQSTRGNITGYTNNYDSIYNNDPMQHNSKRVSLASQARLPNGQFRNAPQKPQEKQTAVPYHTQEQQYQKQAQTQYNGYNSQTSMQYPQNYSYQHQQAYNSQVINQPQIQGYGSPVYHSPQHPGMQSPHDVNAAQSVPPGFQSPTYSNQGYRSPGHAMMSPQNPYPGRQDFYPNQPERQSYPTQQAVYQNPTQQPQYQNPQYYQRPSQLPQSQAYSQNYMHAQYSTANMYSNTNQTNSPNYSTVQSPYRQPPKRTENQSFGMPNQSFQIYQSPQQSQHNYRNTSAHNHSQGPYDVQMRHDNSLPTADESGKNKSQPPNKCPTTSRNVKQEQQSAKIEQKSPDPGFSNQFLNFITNRNEPKDNANTPKFTNSPSISQKMHKNLYVSSPEQAQIPPSSGLSDSDSKDGMTAQSATPIQSAKISHMVDKSKDVSKRQLDFEHRVDIHSEDSRDSVNKDGRYVGSRQSDYGMDVDSENSMDCTAYKSNHSISMVSTSDITRPADIEFPKVIDPFNKKILSSLLEYVKFPNKTHAEGYNEVRSIPKLQLATLVTVGGSKFSIEKQLGKGNYGAVFLCLDINSNKSVAVKYQKPSRPWEFYICQEIKARIKNPFMLPGYMDISTAFLGDNASLFVSEYSKYGSLLDVANKVRVATSKCINELIVILFTAEMLSIVHYLHKAQIIHADIKPDNFLLMKIPTQEWRTPSLQLIDFGCAIDMSLFPEETTFREVIATEGFTCTEMREGKPWTYQTDLYCLAGTIHVILMGSYMKVANRLGQWNIDKKLPRYMKVSLWDKIFTTLLNVPDCNNLPDLMDLKENILNEIDNVSYHLRTFANVLKSR, translated from the exons ATGGACATCGATGTAAGTAAAGAGAATATTCAACCTTTGAGAGGTGGAAGGAACGCCTTGCAATTAGGTGCTGCATTACAAGCTCAATCAGATGTTGACGCTCAGAAGCAGCTGCAGCAACAAAAAGA AGAACATGAAGCAGCAATTAGGCAATATCAAGGCCCAGATCCTTTAGATCCTTGGTTCAATTACATCCAATGGGTTGAACAATCTTATCCAAAACATGGCCATGAAGGTCACATGgataagttaattaaagattgcTTACAGTTATTTGAGAGAGAAGAAGCATATTTCCAAGATAGAAGACTAGTTAAGTTGTGGATAAAATAT ATTGACTCCTTGTCAAATCCAATGGAAATATATCAGAGACTTTACAACATGGGCCTTGGTGTTGAATGTTCTGAGTTTTATAGAGCATGGGCTTGCTATTGTGAAGAGTCTGgagattttaaaaaagcaaatCAAGTGTATATGCTAGGACTGCATGCTAAAGCTCAGCCTTTAGATGAACTCGAGCAGGCTCATAT gaaCTTCCAGTTATTTTATGCCCAAAGAATGTTGCATGATGATTCACCAACTAAAAGGAAGGCAGCTTCTGCACTTGCAGAGACAAGGATGGCTCTCACATCTTTAAAGTCTTTTAAAAGGCGTAATATAGCAGCAGCACCAATACAGCGAGTGGGTGACAATATTAAAAGCATAGTACCAGGAACTTTAAGACAACAAGGCCATGACGCAAGGCATCAAACACAAAATGTCATGGTTAATGTGTATGAG gaCGCGCCATCGACATCACGTGAAGCGGTGCCTGTAAGTGAAGATCCAGGACTCGCCTCTCTGCTTCAAGCAAATAACGTGGAAAATGAAAAGGAAGTTGGAATGTGGACGAACCCTAAGACTAAAATGGTACACTCCAATATTGTGCCGCATCAGCCTCTGCCGTTTACAC CCTATGAAGACTCAAATGACGAGTTGCGGTTGCCTGCTAATTATCTGCCTTACTGCGTGGACGACTTAGTATTCAACGTGCCTCTATGCGTACCTGATCCTCCCGACCCAACTAAAATACCATGTTATAACAAAGTTGAG GTGTATGTAGATGATAAGGAATTTAGTTTAGAAGAAATTAGATCGAGAAAATACGATTTAGAGAAAAAACTTCGACCTGTTCAAGAAGTTGAAGAAAGACAAAACGAACCTACAAATGAGACGTTTATGCAATGTAGTGCCTTGGAGACATTAGCGAATTGCGCTTTGGACAGTGAACACGACCATATGTCTCAGCTTATGCCCCTGCAGATACCTTCTCTGCAGAATGTTAAAATCAACTCCATACATTCACCGGGAGAGCCTAAAGTACTAGTCAACCTCGATTCAAAGGAACTAAGTAATCATGAAAGTAAAAAGGATGAAAAATACGATAAGGATAATCAAATGGATGAGGCGGGATACAATGGTACAAATTACCCCAAAAACAATTTGATGGAGGAGTTCAATAGGAGTCTAATGGCAAATTTCGGGGATTCGGTGACGGTGAACACTAAAGAAGCGAGATGGGAATTGAGGAACATCTTCAATGATAATAACG ttttagaaCCATCAATGGTCCAGCCAGTGGTACAACAATTTGAGGTTCCAAAATTCGATATTCACGAAGACCGAACCATAACTATGgagttgaatattaaaaagaattacGATTTAAATGATTCTCCAGATTTGCCAAATGACaaggaaaatgaaaaaaaatttgcaTCTCCGACACCCAGTGTGCCTCAG gctAACAAAACCGCATACTATGAGGAACCGTCCTGCACCCAAGTGTTCAATTTCAATGTGAACGTCGCGAGTACACCCAATATGTCACAGTTCAAAAAACCTATCAGTTGCATAGATTCAAGCAAATTTTCCATGACAAAGTTTAATATTGACGAAAGTGCTATGGACCAAGATCACGTGAAAAGGGAGGAGCTGAAACCGGATCAGCATTTGACAGGTGATAACCAAGGAGTTGGTTTATCAGTGATTATGGAAGCTACGCGGGAATACAACAG CAAATCTGGATCAAGCTCATCTGGGCAATCTACAAGAGGAAACATTACCGGTTACACAAACAACTATGactcaatttataataatgaccCTATGCAGCATAACAGCAAACGTGTATCTTTAGCTTCACAAGCCAGATTGCCCAACGGACAATTCAGAAATGCTCCCCAAAAACCCCAAGAAAAGCAAACTGCAGTGCCTTACCATACACAAGAACAACAGTATCAAAAACAAGCACAAACCCAATACAATGGATATAATTCACAAACATCTATGCAATACCCACAAAACTACAGCTATCAACACCAACAAGCTTATAATAGCCAAGTTATCAATCAGCCACAGATTCAAGGCTATGGAAGTCCCGTATATCACAGTCCTCAGCATCCGGGTATGCAAAGTCCTCACGATGTGAATGCAGCACAGTCTGTTCCTCCCGGATTTCAAAGCCCCACATATTCCAACCAGGGCTATAGAAGCCCTGGTCACGCTATGATGAGTCCTCAAAACCCTTATCCTGGCCGCCAGGACTTTTATCCAAATCAACCCGAAAGACAGAGTTATCCAACTCAACAAGCCGTCTATCAAAACCCAACTCAGCAACCTCAGTATCAAAACCCTCAGTATTATCAAAGACCTAGTCAACTTCCTCAGAGTCAAGCGTATAGCCAGAACTACATGCACGCTCAATATAGTACGGCCAATATGTATTCTAATACCAATCAGACGAATAGTCCCAATTATAGTACTGTCCAAAGTCCATATCGACAGCCTCCTAAACGTACGGAAAATCAAAGTTTCGGCATGCCTAACCAATCTTTTCAAATATACCAAAGCCCTCAGCAATCACAACATAACTATAGAAATACCTCCGCACATAACCATTCTCAGGGTCCTTATGATGTGCAAATGAGACATGACAACAGTTTACCAACTGCTGACGAAAGTGGCAAAAATAAAAGTCAACCTCCAAACAAGTGTCCAACAACATCGAGGAACGTCAAGCAGGAACAACAAAGCGCTAAGATCGAACAAAAATCCCCTGACCCTGGGTTCTCTAATCAATTTCTCAACTTCATTACTAATAGAAATGAACCCAAAGATAATGCTAATACTCCTAAATTTACTAATAGTCCAAGTATTTCGCAAAAAATGCATAAAAACCTCTATGTGTCGAGTCCAGAACAAGCTCAGATCCCGCCTTCCTCTGGTCTATCCGACTCCGACAGTAAAGACGGGATGACTGCGCAATCCGCTACACCTATACAATCTGCGAAAATTTCACATATGGTTGACAAAAGTAAAGATGTCTCCAAACGTCAGCTGGACTTCGAGCATCGTGTAGACATACATTCGGAAGACAGCAGAGATTCTGTTAACAAAGACGGCCGATACGTTGGGTCACGGCAATCTGATTATGGCATGGATGTTGATAGCGAAAATAGTATGGACTGCACTGCTTATAAATCTAATCATTCCATATCTATGGTGTCTACGTCTGACATAACTCGACCGGCTGACATTGAATTTCCTAAAGTAATCGATccatttaataagaaaatattgtcaTCTTTGCTCGAATATGTCAAGTTCCCAAACAAAACCCATGCCGAAGGTTATAATGAAGTAAGATCTATACCTAAACTTCAGTTAGCGACTTTAGTTACTGTTGGTGGAAGCAAGTTTTCCATAGAAAAACAGTTAGGAAAAGGGAATTATGGCGCAGTATTCCTATGCCTAGATATCAACAGTAACAAATCGGTTGCCGTGAAATATCAGAAACCAAGTCGGCCCTGGGAGTTCTATATTTGCCAAGAAATAAAGGCTAGGATAAAAAATCCATTCATg CTTCCAGGTTACATGGATATAAGCACAGCATTTCTTGGAGATAATGCGAGTTTGTTCGTATCTGAATATTCTAAATATGGATCCTTACTAGATGTGGCCAATAAAGTTCGCGTAGCTACctcaaaatgtattaatgagcttatagttatattatttacggcTGAAATGTTATCTATAGTACATTATCTTCACAAGGCGCAGATTATACATGCTGATATTAAGCCAGACAACTTTTTGTTAATGAAAAT ACCAACTCAAGAATGGCGAACTCCATCACTGCAGTTGATAGATTTTGGATGTGCAATAGATATGTCTCTTTTCCCAGAGGAGACAACATTTAGAGAG GTCATCGCAACAGAAGGCTTCACTTGTACTGAAATGAGAGAAGGAAAACCATGGACATATCAAACAGATTTGTACTGTCTAGCTGGCACTATACATGTTATATTAATGGGTAGCTACATGAAGGTGGCTAATCGTCTTGGGCAGTggaatattgataaaaaattaccaaG gTACATGAAAGTTAGTTTATGGGATAAGATATTTACAACGCTACTAAATGTGCCTGATTGTAATAACCTACCGGATCTAATGGATCTTAAAGAGAATATCTTGAATGAAATAGATAATGTGAGCTATCATCTTCGCACCTTTGCTAATGTGCTTAAGTCAAGGTAA
- the LOC123710721 gene encoding mitotic checkpoint serine/threonine-protein kinase BUB1 beta-like isoform X2, with amino-acid sequence MDIDVSKENIQPLRGGRNALQLGAALQAQSDVDAQKQLQQQKEEHEAAIRQYQGPDPLDPWFNYIQWVEQSYPKHGHEGHMDKLIKDCLQLFEREEAYFQDRRLVKLWIKYIDSLSNPMEIYQRLYNMGLGVECSEFYRAWACYCEESGDFKKANQVYMLGLHAKAQPLDELEQAHMNFQLFYAQRMLHDDSPTKRKAASALAETRMALTSLKSFKRRNIAAAPIQRVGDNIKSIVPGTLRQQGHDARHQTQNVMVNVYEDAPSTSREAVPVSEDPGLASLLQANNVENEKEVGMWTNPKTKMVHSNIVPHQPLPFTPYEDSNDELRLPANYLPYCVDDLVFNVPLCVPDPPDPTKIPCYNKVEVYVDDKEFSLEEIRSRKYDLEKKLRPVQEVEERQNEPTNETFMQCSALETLANCALDSEHDHMSQLMPLQIPSLQNVKINSIHSPGEPKVLVNLDSKELSNHESKKDEKYDKDNQMDEAGYNGTNYPKNNLMEEFNRSLMANFGDSVTVNTKEARWELRNIFNDNNEPSMVQPVVQQFEVPKFDIHEDRTITMELNIKKNYDLNDSPDLPNDKENEKKFASPTPSVPQANKTAYYEEPSCTQVFNFNVNVASTPNMSQFKKPISCIDSSKFSMTKFNIDESAMDQDHVKREELKPDQHLTGDNQGVGLSVIMEATREYNSKSGSSSSGQSTRGNITGYTNNYDSIYNNDPMQHNSKRVSLASQARLPNGQFRNAPQKPQEKQTAVPYHTQEQQYQKQAQTQYNGYNSQTSMQYPQNYSYQHQQAYNSQVINQPQIQGYGSPVYHSPQHPGMQSPHDVNAAQSVPPGFQSPTYSNQGYRSPGHAMMSPQNPYPGRQDFYPNQPERQSYPTQQAVYQNPTQQPQYQNPQYYQRPSQLPQSQAYSQNYMHAQYSTANMYSNTNQTNSPNYSTVQSPYRQPPKRTENQSFGMPNQSFQIYQSPQQSQHNYRNTSAHNHSQGPYDVQMRHDNSLPTADESGKNKSQPPNKCPTTSRNVKQEQQSAKIEQKSPDPGFSNQFLNFITNRNEPKDNANTPKFTNSPSISQKMHKNLYVSSPEQAQIPPSSGLSDSDSKDGMTAQSATPIQSAKISHMVDKSKDVSKRQLDFEHRVDIHSEDSRDSVNKDGRYVGSRQSDYGMDVDSENSMDCTAYKSNHSISMVSTSDITRPADIEFPKVIDPFNKKILSSLLEYVKFPNKTHAEGYNEVRSIPKLQLATLVTVGGSKFSIEKQLGKGNYGAVFLCLDINSNKSVAVKYQKPSRPWEFYICQEIKARIKNPFMLPGYMDISTAFLGDNASLFVSEYSKYGSLLDVANKVRVATSKCINELIVILFTAEMLSIVHYLHKAQIIHADIKPDNFLLMKIPTQEWRTPSLQLIDFGCAIDMSLFPEETTFREVIATEGFTCTEMREGKPWTYQTDLYCLAGTIHVILMGSYMKVANRLGQWNIDKKLPRYMKVSLWDKIFTTLLNVPDCNNLPDLMDLKENILNEIDNVSYHLRTFANVLKSR; translated from the exons ATGGACATCGATGTAAGTAAAGAGAATATTCAACCTTTGAGAGGTGGAAGGAACGCCTTGCAATTAGGTGCTGCATTACAAGCTCAATCAGATGTTGACGCTCAGAAGCAGCTGCAGCAACAAAAAGA AGAACATGAAGCAGCAATTAGGCAATATCAAGGCCCAGATCCTTTAGATCCTTGGTTCAATTACATCCAATGGGTTGAACAATCTTATCCAAAACATGGCCATGAAGGTCACATGgataagttaattaaagattgcTTACAGTTATTTGAGAGAGAAGAAGCATATTTCCAAGATAGAAGACTAGTTAAGTTGTGGATAAAATAT ATTGACTCCTTGTCAAATCCAATGGAAATATATCAGAGACTTTACAACATGGGCCTTGGTGTTGAATGTTCTGAGTTTTATAGAGCATGGGCTTGCTATTGTGAAGAGTCTGgagattttaaaaaagcaaatCAAGTGTATATGCTAGGACTGCATGCTAAAGCTCAGCCTTTAGATGAACTCGAGCAGGCTCATAT gaaCTTCCAGTTATTTTATGCCCAAAGAATGTTGCATGATGATTCACCAACTAAAAGGAAGGCAGCTTCTGCACTTGCAGAGACAAGGATGGCTCTCACATCTTTAAAGTCTTTTAAAAGGCGTAATATAGCAGCAGCACCAATACAGCGAGTGGGTGACAATATTAAAAGCATAGTACCAGGAACTTTAAGACAACAAGGCCATGACGCAAGGCATCAAACACAAAATGTCATGGTTAATGTGTATGAG gaCGCGCCATCGACATCACGTGAAGCGGTGCCTGTAAGTGAAGATCCAGGACTCGCCTCTCTGCTTCAAGCAAATAACGTGGAAAATGAAAAGGAAGTTGGAATGTGGACGAACCCTAAGACTAAAATGGTACACTCCAATATTGTGCCGCATCAGCCTCTGCCGTTTACAC CCTATGAAGACTCAAATGACGAGTTGCGGTTGCCTGCTAATTATCTGCCTTACTGCGTGGACGACTTAGTATTCAACGTGCCTCTATGCGTACCTGATCCTCCCGACCCAACTAAAATACCATGTTATAACAAAGTTGAG GTGTATGTAGATGATAAGGAATTTAGTTTAGAAGAAATTAGATCGAGAAAATACGATTTAGAGAAAAAACTTCGACCTGTTCAAGAAGTTGAAGAAAGACAAAACGAACCTACAAATGAGACGTTTATGCAATGTAGTGCCTTGGAGACATTAGCGAATTGCGCTTTGGACAGTGAACACGACCATATGTCTCAGCTTATGCCCCTGCAGATACCTTCTCTGCAGAATGTTAAAATCAACTCCATACATTCACCGGGAGAGCCTAAAGTACTAGTCAACCTCGATTCAAAGGAACTAAGTAATCATGAAAGTAAAAAGGATGAAAAATACGATAAGGATAATCAAATGGATGAGGCGGGATACAATGGTACAAATTACCCCAAAAACAATTTGATGGAGGAGTTCAATAGGAGTCTAATGGCAAATTTCGGGGATTCGGTGACGGTGAACACTAAAGAAGCGAGATGGGAATTGAGGAACATCTTCAATGATAATAACG aaCCATCAATGGTCCAGCCAGTGGTACAACAATTTGAGGTTCCAAAATTCGATATTCACGAAGACCGAACCATAACTATGgagttgaatattaaaaagaattacGATTTAAATGATTCTCCAGATTTGCCAAATGACaaggaaaatgaaaaaaaatttgcaTCTCCGACACCCAGTGTGCCTCAG gctAACAAAACCGCATACTATGAGGAACCGTCCTGCACCCAAGTGTTCAATTTCAATGTGAACGTCGCGAGTACACCCAATATGTCACAGTTCAAAAAACCTATCAGTTGCATAGATTCAAGCAAATTTTCCATGACAAAGTTTAATATTGACGAAAGTGCTATGGACCAAGATCACGTGAAAAGGGAGGAGCTGAAACCGGATCAGCATTTGACAGGTGATAACCAAGGAGTTGGTTTATCAGTGATTATGGAAGCTACGCGGGAATACAACAG CAAATCTGGATCAAGCTCATCTGGGCAATCTACAAGAGGAAACATTACCGGTTACACAAACAACTATGactcaatttataataatgaccCTATGCAGCATAACAGCAAACGTGTATCTTTAGCTTCACAAGCCAGATTGCCCAACGGACAATTCAGAAATGCTCCCCAAAAACCCCAAGAAAAGCAAACTGCAGTGCCTTACCATACACAAGAACAACAGTATCAAAAACAAGCACAAACCCAATACAATGGATATAATTCACAAACATCTATGCAATACCCACAAAACTACAGCTATCAACACCAACAAGCTTATAATAGCCAAGTTATCAATCAGCCACAGATTCAAGGCTATGGAAGTCCCGTATATCACAGTCCTCAGCATCCGGGTATGCAAAGTCCTCACGATGTGAATGCAGCACAGTCTGTTCCTCCCGGATTTCAAAGCCCCACATATTCCAACCAGGGCTATAGAAGCCCTGGTCACGCTATGATGAGTCCTCAAAACCCTTATCCTGGCCGCCAGGACTTTTATCCAAATCAACCCGAAAGACAGAGTTATCCAACTCAACAAGCCGTCTATCAAAACCCAACTCAGCAACCTCAGTATCAAAACCCTCAGTATTATCAAAGACCTAGTCAACTTCCTCAGAGTCAAGCGTATAGCCAGAACTACATGCACGCTCAATATAGTACGGCCAATATGTATTCTAATACCAATCAGACGAATAGTCCCAATTATAGTACTGTCCAAAGTCCATATCGACAGCCTCCTAAACGTACGGAAAATCAAAGTTTCGGCATGCCTAACCAATCTTTTCAAATATACCAAAGCCCTCAGCAATCACAACATAACTATAGAAATACCTCCGCACATAACCATTCTCAGGGTCCTTATGATGTGCAAATGAGACATGACAACAGTTTACCAACTGCTGACGAAAGTGGCAAAAATAAAAGTCAACCTCCAAACAAGTGTCCAACAACATCGAGGAACGTCAAGCAGGAACAACAAAGCGCTAAGATCGAACAAAAATCCCCTGACCCTGGGTTCTCTAATCAATTTCTCAACTTCATTACTAATAGAAATGAACCCAAAGATAATGCTAATACTCCTAAATTTACTAATAGTCCAAGTATTTCGCAAAAAATGCATAAAAACCTCTATGTGTCGAGTCCAGAACAAGCTCAGATCCCGCCTTCCTCTGGTCTATCCGACTCCGACAGTAAAGACGGGATGACTGCGCAATCCGCTACACCTATACAATCTGCGAAAATTTCACATATGGTTGACAAAAGTAAAGATGTCTCCAAACGTCAGCTGGACTTCGAGCATCGTGTAGACATACATTCGGAAGACAGCAGAGATTCTGTTAACAAAGACGGCCGATACGTTGGGTCACGGCAATCTGATTATGGCATGGATGTTGATAGCGAAAATAGTATGGACTGCACTGCTTATAAATCTAATCATTCCATATCTATGGTGTCTACGTCTGACATAACTCGACCGGCTGACATTGAATTTCCTAAAGTAATCGATccatttaataagaaaatattgtcaTCTTTGCTCGAATATGTCAAGTTCCCAAACAAAACCCATGCCGAAGGTTATAATGAAGTAAGATCTATACCTAAACTTCAGTTAGCGACTTTAGTTACTGTTGGTGGAAGCAAGTTTTCCATAGAAAAACAGTTAGGAAAAGGGAATTATGGCGCAGTATTCCTATGCCTAGATATCAACAGTAACAAATCGGTTGCCGTGAAATATCAGAAACCAAGTCGGCCCTGGGAGTTCTATATTTGCCAAGAAATAAAGGCTAGGATAAAAAATCCATTCATg CTTCCAGGTTACATGGATATAAGCACAGCATTTCTTGGAGATAATGCGAGTTTGTTCGTATCTGAATATTCTAAATATGGATCCTTACTAGATGTGGCCAATAAAGTTCGCGTAGCTACctcaaaatgtattaatgagcttatagttatattatttacggcTGAAATGTTATCTATAGTACATTATCTTCACAAGGCGCAGATTATACATGCTGATATTAAGCCAGACAACTTTTTGTTAATGAAAAT ACCAACTCAAGAATGGCGAACTCCATCACTGCAGTTGATAGATTTTGGATGTGCAATAGATATGTCTCTTTTCCCAGAGGAGACAACATTTAGAGAG GTCATCGCAACAGAAGGCTTCACTTGTACTGAAATGAGAGAAGGAAAACCATGGACATATCAAACAGATTTGTACTGTCTAGCTGGCACTATACATGTTATATTAATGGGTAGCTACATGAAGGTGGCTAATCGTCTTGGGCAGTggaatattgataaaaaattaccaaG gTACATGAAAGTTAGTTTATGGGATAAGATATTTACAACGCTACTAAATGTGCCTGATTGTAATAACCTACCGGATCTAATGGATCTTAAAGAGAATATCTTGAATGAAATAGATAATGTGAGCTATCATCTTCGCACCTTTGCTAATGTGCTTAAGTCAAGGTAA